The following proteins are encoded in a genomic region of Glycine max cultivar Williams 82 chromosome 18, Glycine_max_v4.0, whole genome shotgun sequence:
- the LOC100775771 gene encoding laccase-17, which produces MGVSLVKIPLFLLSLIIFGIFEHALAGTTRHYHFEIRHQNVTRLCHTKSMVTVNGQFPGPRIVAREGDRLLIKVTNHVSNNITIHWHGIRQLQSGWADGPAYVTQCPIQRGQSYVYNYTIVGQRGTLWWHAHISWLRSTLYGPLIILPKLNAQYPFAKPHKEVPIVFGEWWNADPEAVITQALQTGGGPNVSDAYTINGLPGPLYNCSDKDTFKLKVKPGKIYLLRLINAALNDELFFSIANHTLTVVEADAVYVKPFATNTILITPGQTTNVLLKTKSHYPNATFLMTARPYASGLGTFDNTTVAGILQYKTPPNTHHSAASLKNLPLLKPILPALNDTSFATKFNNKLRSLASAQFPANVPQKVDTHFFFTVGLGTTPCPQNQTCQGPTNATKFAASVNNVSFIQPTTALLQTHFFGQSNGVYTADFPAKPLIPFNYTGTPPNNTMVSNGTKVVVLPFNTSVELVMQDTSILGAESHPLHLHGFNFFAVGQGFGNFDPNKDPANFNLLDPIERNTVGVPSGGWVAIRFLADNPGVWFMHCHLEVHTSWGLKMAWVVLDGKLPNQKLFPPPADLPKC; this is translated from the exons atgggtGTTTCTCTTGTTAAAATCCCATTATTCCTTTTGTCATTAATCATTTTTGGCATATTTGAGCATGCTCTGGCGGGTACTACTAGACACTACCATTTTGAA ATAAGGCACCAAAATGTGACACGACTGTGCCACACAAAGAGCATGGTGACAGTGAATGGTCAGTTTCCAGGACCTCGCATTGTAGCCAGAGAGGGAGACCGTCTTCTTATCAAAGTGACTAACCATGTTTCGAACAATATCACCATTCACTG GCATGGAATTAGACAACTTCAATCAGGGTGGGCTGATGGGCCAGCATATGTGACTCAATGCCCCATTCAAAGAGGCCAAAGTTATGTCTACAATTACACCATTGTTGGGCAGAGAGGCACTCTCTGGTGGCATGCTCACATTTCATGGTTAAGATCAACTTTGTATGGTCCTCTCATCATTCTTCCCAAGCTCAATGCTCAATATCCTTTTGCCAAACCCCACAAGGAAGTTCCTATCGTATTTG gagAATGGTGGAATGCAGATCCTGAGGCAGTCATAACCCAAGCCCTTCAAACCGGTGGAGGACCAAATGTATCCGATGCTTACACAATTAATGGACTTCCAGGGCCATTGTATAACTGCTCTGACAAAG ATACATTCAAGCTGAAGGTGAAGCCAGGGAAGATTTACCTTCTACGTTTGATCAATGCCGCACTGAATGATGAGCTATTCTTCAGCATTGCGAACCACACCCTCACAGTAGTTGAAGCAGATGCAGTTTACGTAAAACCATTTGCAACCAACACCATCCTTATTACCCCTGGCCAAACCACTAATGTTCTTCTCAAAACCAAATCTCATTACCCCAACGCCACATTCCTCATGACTGCTAGACCATATGCTAGTGGCCTTGGCACTTTTGACAACACAACTGTGGCTGGCATACTGCAATATAAAACCCCACCAAATACTCATCATTCAGCTGCTTCACTGAAAAATCTTCCACTCCTCAAACCTATTCTCCCTGCACTCAATGACACTTCTTTTGCCACAAAATTCAACAACAAACTCCGCAGCTTAGCAAGTGCTCAGTTTCCAGCCAATGTACCCCAGAAAGTTGATACGCACTTTTTCTTCACAGTGGGCCTTGGCACAACTCCCTGCCCACAAAACCAAACTTGTCAAGGACCCACCAATGCAACAAAATTTGCAGCATCAGTGAACAATGTCTCTTTTATACAACCAACCACTGCACTTCTTCAAACCCACTTCTTTGGACAATCCAATGGAGTTTACACAGCTGACTTCCCAGCCAAACCATTGATTCCATTCAACTATACTGGCACTCCACCAAACAACACCATGGTGAGCAATGGGACAAAGGTTGTGGTTCTTCCCTTCAACACAAGTGTAGAGCTAGTGATGCAGGACACCAGCATTCTTGGTGCTGAAAGTCACCCTCTCCATTTGCATGGCTTTAACTTCTTTGCTGTTGGTCAAGGTTTTGGTAACTTTGATCCAAATAAGGACCCTGCAAACTTCAATCTTCTTGACCCAATTGAGAGAAACACAGTGGGAGTCCCATCTGGTGGATGGGTTGCTATCAGATTCCTAGCAGATAATCCAG GGGTATGGTTCATGCATTGTCACTTGGAAGTGCACACAAGCTGGGGTCTTAAGATGGCATGGGTTGTGTTGGATGGAAAACTCCCAAATCAGAAGCTGTTTCCACCGCCAGCTGATCTTCCCAAGTGTTAA